From a single Bacteroidota bacterium genomic region:
- a CDS encoding DUF4905 domain-containing protein — MLSLFGKKKWKPDWVWNSPGVIWRFILSESDLLVIENREKEKKQVSFSAIRLSDGKTVWEGVRLADSWFAGMETVVGDRVYLHGYLDPKLPEHAGVYALNLSDGQLLWYHPDLAFYHAGPDTVWVYDPHHPDRLFTELDPQTGHSRRKLDPGNPEPDLARRSEPDFPGFLTARFPDKCLPGQDGFDLMSSWITTFSPGLETAFGLDILDLGTTVLIGFHVLENQNRRYDLVQADPLRARITRQTTLSTQLTGQAGDLFLVRDGILLTVKERNQLAGFRLTDSQ, encoded by the coding sequence ATGCTCAGTTTATTTGGTAAGAAAAAGTGGAAACCCGACTGGGTCTGGAACAGCCCGGGAGTGATCTGGCGGTTTATTTTATCGGAATCGGACCTGCTGGTGATCGAAAACAGGGAGAAGGAAAAAAAACAGGTCAGTTTTTCTGCAATCCGTCTGTCAGATGGAAAAACAGTCTGGGAGGGAGTCCGGTTGGCCGATTCCTGGTTTGCAGGCATGGAAACAGTGGTGGGTGACCGGGTGTACCTGCATGGGTACCTCGACCCAAAGTTACCTGAACACGCAGGCGTTTATGCGCTGAACCTTTCCGATGGCCAATTGCTCTGGTATCATCCCGATCTGGCGTTTTATCATGCCGGTCCCGACACGGTCTGGGTGTATGATCCGCATCATCCGGACCGGCTTTTCACCGAGTTGGATCCGCAGACCGGCCACAGTCGCCGCAAACTGGATCCCGGAAACCCCGAGCCCGATCTGGCAAGGAGAAGCGAACCCGACTTTCCCGGTTTCCTGACAGCCCGGTTCCCCGATAAATGTCTTCCCGGACAGGATGGTTTTGATTTGATGTCCTCCTGGATCACCACTTTTTCCCCTGGACTGGAAACTGCTTTCGGGCTCGATATTCTGGATCTGGGGACAACCGTGCTGATCGGGTTTCATGTGTTAGAAAACCAGAACCGCCGGTATGATCTGGTTCAGGCAGATCCGCTCCGGGCCAGAATCACCCGGCAGACCACCCTTTCCACGCAACTCACAGGGCAGGCCGGCGATTTGTTTCTTGTGCGGGATGGAATTCTTCTGACCGTGAAAGAACGGAATCAGCTGGCCGGTTTCCGCTTAACTGACAGTCAATAA
- a CDS encoding molybdopterin-dependent oxidoreductase has protein sequence MTSETIQTACPRDCYEGCEIHATVEGGKLVKMGGGPGNPYTDSIICQRVRKYDERVYSPERITHPMKKVNGEWQRISWDEALDLAVQAIRSSMNRYGPLSILSYQSAGSMSAMKILHHRFFNLLGGVTTTWGSICGGASTAARVACTGATVIQDPMDLKHSRGVILWGRNPIHTSIHLLPVLSDLRKQGVPVVLIDPIYSDSVKFVDRYFQIRPNGDGFLALAMIRILMEKRLINRAFIRNHTDDFDKLEMILREYPQELCIEKSGLTAQEVEELAVLYGTADPCAILMGFGVQRYVDGNEVVELIHALGAVTGHISKRGGGVSHSTDEWRFFDTSLEAREHAIHTRKVSKSLLGIDLLREVNPPVKVAFIQLANPVAQTPNSPSVIRAFEQMDCVILVDSYLTDTATYAHLFLPTTTFVEEEDVMGSYGHPYLTYMRPVIPPVGESKTDFEIMQLLAERLGLKGMEGSVQEWIDRLLKPVHADGINQKTLSEKGTLRTSEKPIPFENGQFHTDTGRFKFLRKYDAYRYEQESVYPMFFMTVAGPKAHNSQLLEKYQDGFPEAFIHPENLAYPGLKTGDVVDLVSRVGSMRVKVTTDHRQRRDIVLLYRGGWLKKGWGPNAITEPLMSRQGGGAAYYSTRLTIHPI, from the coding sequence ATGACCTCAGAAACCATACAAACGGCCTGTCCGCGCGATTGCTACGAAGGGTGTGAAATACACGCCACCGTTGAGGGTGGAAAATTGGTAAAAATGGGAGGCGGTCCCGGCAATCCCTACACCGATTCCATCATTTGCCAGCGGGTCAGAAAATATGATGAAAGGGTGTATTCACCCGAGCGGATCACCCATCCGATGAAAAAAGTCAATGGGGAATGGCAACGGATTTCCTGGGATGAAGCCCTCGATTTGGCGGTTCAGGCCATCCGGTCGTCCATGAATCGTTACGGACCTCTCAGCATCTTGTCCTACCAATCGGCCGGATCCATGTCGGCCATGAAAATTCTTCATCACCGCTTTTTTAATTTGCTGGGCGGAGTCACCACCACCTGGGGAAGCATATGCGGCGGAGCCTCCACAGCAGCACGTGTTGCATGCACCGGCGCCACGGTGATACAGGACCCGATGGATCTGAAACATTCCCGCGGAGTTATCCTCTGGGGCAGAAACCCCATTCATACCAGCATTCACCTGTTGCCGGTTCTGAGTGACCTTAGAAAACAGGGCGTCCCGGTTGTTCTGATCGACCCGATCTATTCCGATTCTGTAAAATTTGTGGACAGATATTTCCAGATCCGTCCGAATGGAGATGGATTTCTGGCGTTGGCCATGATCAGAATCCTCATGGAAAAACGTCTGATTAACCGGGCCTTTATCAGAAATCATACCGATGATTTCGATAAACTGGAAATGATTCTTCGTGAATACCCTCAGGAACTTTGCATTGAAAAATCCGGGCTGACTGCTCAGGAGGTTGAAGAACTGGCGGTGCTCTATGGTACTGCGGATCCCTGTGCAATTCTGATGGGTTTCGGGGTTCAGCGGTATGTGGATGGAAACGAAGTGGTTGAACTGATTCACGCATTGGGTGCGGTGACCGGTCATATCTCGAAACGGGGCGGAGGAGTTTCCCATTCGACCGATGAATGGCGATTTTTCGATACCTCGCTCGAAGCACGGGAACATGCCATTCACACCAGAAAAGTTTCAAAATCCCTGCTTGGGATTGATTTGCTGCGAGAGGTCAATCCGCCTGTGAAAGTGGCCTTTATACAGCTTGCAAATCCGGTGGCACAAACACCTAATTCTCCGTCCGTGATCCGTGCCTTTGAGCAGATGGATTGTGTGATTCTTGTCGATTCCTACCTGACTGATACAGCCACCTATGCCCATCTTTTCCTGCCCACCACCACGTTCGTGGAGGAGGAAGATGTCATGGGTTCCTATGGACATCCCTATCTGACCTATATGCGTCCGGTTATCCCGCCGGTTGGTGAATCAAAAACCGATTTTGAAATCATGCAGCTCCTTGCTGAGCGGTTGGGACTCAAGGGAATGGAAGGATCGGTTCAGGAGTGGATTGACCGACTGTTGAAACCAGTTCATGCCGATGGAATCAACCAGAAAACACTGTCTGAAAAGGGAACACTCCGAACCAGTGAAAAACCCATTCCTTTCGAAAATGGCCAATTTCATACCGATACGGGCCGGTTCAAATTCCTCAGAAAATACGATGCGTACCGGTATGAACAGGAATCGGTTTACCCGATGTTTTTTATGACCGTTGCAGGTCCGAAAGCCCACAACTCACAATTGCTCGAAAAGTACCAGGACGGTTTCCCGGAAGCCTTCATTCACCCGGAAAACCTGGCGTATCCCGGCCTGAAAACGGGAGATGTGGTCGATCTGGTCTCCCGGGTCGGGTCCATGCGGGTGAAGGTGACCACCGATCACAGGCAACGCCGCGATATCGTTTTGCTTTACCGGGGCGGCTGGCTTAAAAAAGGCTGGGGTCCCAATGCGATTACCGAACCGCTGATGAGCCGGCAGGGCGGCGGTGCAGCTTATTACTCGACCCGTCTGACGATTCATCCGATATAA
- the moeB gene encoding molybdopterin-synthase adenylyltransferase MoeB, whose translation MLSSDDRQRYARQISLDEIGETGQEKLRAARVLIIGAGGLGSPVALFLAAAGVGTLGLVDGDRVDVSNLQRQLLYDTADAGTSKTQAAARRIHQLNPSVQVEAYPFRLTPEHAMGLFSRYDIIVDGTDNFPARYLINDAAVLSRKPVVYGSVYRFDGQVTVFDSRQGACYRCLFQEAPPSGVVPSCVEGGVLGVLPGVVGTMQATEVIKLITGIGKPLINRLVLLNALRWEFQEIRLKKNPACPICGPSPVITTLQEQPFYCHPGDVMTQNNPITQLNPHEYSEWKKSNPVHQLIDVREPAEYAEVRATGTTLIPLGSLLARQNELNPDIPAVVICRSGVRSANGIAALKSAGYKGELINFAGGTIGWVAAGFPTEAG comes from the coding sequence ATGTTGAGTTCCGATGACCGGCAACGGTATGCCCGGCAGATTTCGCTCGATGAAATCGGAGAGACCGGACAGGAAAAACTCCGGGCTGCAAGGGTCCTGATAATTGGTGCCGGTGGTCTGGGTTCACCAGTGGCCTTGTTTCTGGCAGCAGCCGGAGTTGGGACACTTGGATTGGTGGATGGTGACCGGGTGGATGTTTCGAATCTTCAGCGCCAGTTGCTTTATGATACCGCCGATGCGGGGACCAGTAAAACCCAGGCGGCAGCACGGCGCATTCACCAACTCAATCCGTCGGTTCAGGTTGAGGCTTATCCCTTCCGGTTGACACCGGAACATGCAATGGGATTGTTTTCCCGCTACGACATTATTGTGGATGGAACAGATAATTTTCCTGCACGGTACCTGATCAATGATGCTGCAGTCCTTAGCCGGAAACCGGTGGTTTATGGCTCGGTTTACCGATTTGATGGACAGGTAACGGTTTTTGATTCCCGACAGGGGGCCTGCTACCGGTGTCTGTTTCAGGAAGCGCCTCCTTCCGGTGTAGTTCCTTCCTGCGTGGAAGGCGGCGTGTTGGGTGTTCTGCCCGGGGTGGTGGGAACCATGCAGGCAACCGAGGTTATCAAACTGATCACCGGAATCGGGAAGCCGTTGATTAACCGGTTGGTGCTTCTCAATGCTCTTCGCTGGGAATTTCAGGAAATCCGTCTGAAAAAAAATCCGGCATGCCCCATCTGCGGCCCTTCACCAGTGATTACCACCTTACAGGAACAACCTTTTTATTGTCATCCGGGAGATGTTATGACTCAGAACAATCCGATTACTCAATTAAACCCACATGAATATTCCGAATGGAAAAAATCCAATCCGGTTCATCAGTTGATCGATGTGCGCGAACCTGCCGAATATGCCGAAGTACGGGCCACAGGGACCACCTTGATTCCGCTCGGCTCTCTGTTAGCCCGGCAAAATGAACTCAATCCGGACATTCCTGCGGTGGTGATTTGTCGCAGTGGGGTCAGAAGTGCCAACGGGATTGCTGCACTGAAATCGGCTGGTTATAAAGGGGAATTGATCAATTTCGCCGGTGGTACCATCGGTTGGGTGGCAGCCGGATTTCCCACAGAAGCCGGCTAA
- the bshA gene encoding N-acetyl-alpha-D-glucosaminyl L-malate synthase BshA: MKIGITCYPTFGGSGVLATELGLSLARKGHCVHFISYAQPSRLTHIPPNVFFHEVQVNIYPLFQYPSYDTALSSKMVDVTLHENLDLLHVHYAIPHATSAYLARQILKNHGRDIRVATTLHGTDITLIGQDPNYIPSVEFGIDQSDGVTAVSHFLKSETNRIFNIRRDIKVIHNFVDHQRFQRTDQPGLKQRFAPSGEPVIIHVSNFRPLKRVSDVIHMFREIRKVKRARLILAGDGPERSDAERLCRQLGIWDDTFFMGKYEAVEELLSIADVFVIPSETETFGLAALEAMACRVPVISSNVGGLPELNVHGKSGFLCELGNIDQMVSHALTILESPESLNRFREGAYQRSLDFQEASIVDQYEAFYHDLLKDRE; the protein is encoded by the coding sequence ATTACCTGTTACCCCACTTTTGGTGGCAGCGGTGTCCTGGCAACAGAACTCGGACTTTCACTTGCCCGGAAAGGACACTGTGTTCACTTTATTTCCTATGCGCAACCTTCACGTTTAACCCACATTCCACCGAATGTGTTTTTTCATGAAGTTCAGGTCAACATCTACCCCCTCTTCCAGTATCCATCTTACGACACAGCCCTGAGTTCGAAAATGGTCGATGTGACCCTTCATGAAAATCTGGATCTGCTGCATGTGCATTACGCGATTCCACACGCCACCAGCGCCTACCTGGCCAGACAAATTCTGAAAAACCACGGCAGGGACATCCGGGTAGCAACCACTTTGCACGGAACCGACATCACCCTCATCGGGCAGGATCCGAACTACATTCCCAGTGTTGAATTTGGAATTGATCAGAGTGACGGGGTGACGGCTGTCTCCCATTTCCTGAAATCGGAGACCAACCGCATTTTCAATATCCGCCGTGACATCAAGGTCATTCATAACTTTGTCGATCATCAGCGGTTTCAACGGACCGATCAGCCTGGTTTGAAGCAGCGTTTCGCACCCAGCGGCGAACCCGTCATTATTCACGTCTCTAACTTCAGACCGCTGAAACGGGTCAGTGATGTGATCCACATGTTCAGGGAAATCAGAAAAGTTAAGCGTGCCAGGCTCATTCTTGCTGGCGACGGCCCCGAACGGAGCGATGCCGAACGCCTCTGCCGTCAATTGGGTATCTGGGATGATACTTTCTTTATGGGCAAGTATGAAGCCGTTGAAGAGTTGCTCTCCATTGCCGATGTTTTTGTGATTCCCAGCGAAACCGAAACCTTTGGTCTGGCTGCACTGGAAGCCATGGCTTGCAGGGTCCCTGTCATCTCGAGCAACGTGGGCGGACTTCCCGAGCTGAATGTACATGGAAAAAGCGGATTTCTCTGTGAATTGGGAAATATTGATCAGATGGTCAGTCATGCCCTGACCATACTGGAGTCACCCGAGTCGCTGAACCGATTCCGGGAAGGGGCCTATCAGCGGTCTCTCGATTTCCAGGAAGCATCCATTGTGGATCAGTATGAAGCATTCTATCACGATTTGCTGAAAGACCGCGAGTGA